A window of Puntigrus tetrazona isolate hp1 chromosome 11, ASM1883169v1, whole genome shotgun sequence contains these coding sequences:
- the LOC122353879 gene encoding ADP-ribosylation factor 4-like, whose amino-acid sequence MGVFFSNLFSRLVKKKDMRLLMVGLDAAGKTTVLYKLKLGEVVTTIPTLGFNVETVEYRNISFTVWDVGGQDVIRRLWRHYYQNTKGLIFVVDSSDRDRIETAAEELNAMLAEDEMRDALLLVLANKQDLPKAMPVHELTDRLGLHALRGRQWFVQATCAVQGSGLYEGLDWLSDQLSRR is encoded by the exons ATGGGCGTCTTCTTCTCCAACCTATTCTCGCGTCTCGTGAAGAAGAAAGACATGAGGTTGCTTATGG TTGGTCTGGACGCCGCAGGGAAAACAACAGTGCTCTACAAACTCAAACTCGGGGAAGTTGTCACAACTATTCCGACTCTAG GTTTTAACGTGGAGACGGTTGAATATAGAAACATCTCGTTCACGGTGTGGGACGTCGGCGGTCAGGACGTCATCAGACGCCTCTGGAGACATTACTATCAGAACACCAAG GGCCTGATCTTCGTGGTGGACAGCAGCGATCGTGACCGGATCGAAACGGCAGCAGAGGAACTGAACGCGATGCTGGCGGAGGACGAGATGAGAGACGCGCTTCTGTTGGTTCTCGCTAACAAGCAGGATTTACCCAAAGCCATGCCGGTCCACGAGCTGACGGACAGACTGGGTTTACACGCACTGAGAGGAAgacag tggtTCGTTCAGGCCACGTGTGCGGTTCAAGGATCAGGTTTATATGAAGGACTGGACTGGCTCTCCGATCAACTCTCCAGACGATAA
- the LOC122353868 gene encoding interferon-induced protein 44-like isoform X2: MLENFTVDNPDVKDIKVLVAGQIGAGKSSFINSVNNAFEGRITSRALVNSSAGASNSFTQELQGYAIRSGRKKLPFVFKDIMGLEPGVLAGSQTEDIISAVFGHIKDGYKFKEDQALVHRGNEQGQHYISHPGLSDQAFCLVYIIDAVTVNFTDEKLIDKLRIIRQRISAKGIPQVVVLTKVDEACPLVKSNLRKVYRSKKIKEKMELCSAKVGVPVSNIFPVKNYHDEIETNDDADVLILKALEQIAQIAHDRLLDDA; encoded by the exons ATGCTAGAAAACTTCACTGTGGATAATCCAGACGTAAAGGACATCAAGGTCCTGGTAGCTGGGCAAATTGGGGCGGGAAAGTCCAGCTTCATTAATTCCGTCAACAATGCCTTTGAAGGACGGATCACTTCTAGAGCGCTGGTTAATTCATCTGCTGGAGCCAGCAATAGTTTCACACAAGAA CTCCAAGGATACGCCATCAGAAGTGGGAGAAAAAAACTTCCCTTCGTCTTCAAGGACATCATGGGTCTGGAACCCGGAGTATTGGCCGGGTCGCAAACCGAAGACATCATCAGCGCCGTGTTCGGCCACATCAAGGACGGCTATAAA TTCAAGGAGGATCAGGCTCTTGTTCATCGAGGTAACGAGCAGGGCCAGCATTACATCAGTCACCCCGGCCTCTCTGACCAGGCTTTCTGCCTGGTTTACATCATAGACGCTGTGACAGTTAACTTCACAGATGAGAAACTGATTGACAAGTTGAGGATCATCCGCCAGAGAATCAGCGCAAAGG GAATTCCTCAAGTGGTTGTTCTGACGAAAGTGGACGAAGCGTGTCCGTTGGTCAAAAGCAATCTAAGGAAGGTCTACAGAAGCAAGAAGATCAAAGAGAAG ATGGAGTTGTGCAGTGCTAAAGTCGGTGTGCCGGTGAGCAACATCTTCCCGGTGAAGAACTACCACGATGAGATCGAAACAAATGATGACGCCGATGTCCTGATACTAAAGGCACTCGAACAGATCGCTCAGATTGCTCATGATAGATTGCTTGATGATGCATGA
- the dennd6aa gene encoding LOW QUALITY PROTEIN: DENN/MADD domain containing 6Aa (The sequence of the model RefSeq protein was modified relative to this genomic sequence to represent the inferred CDS: deleted 2 bases in 1 codon; substituted 1 base at 1 genomic stop codon) — MAFQGSEGVEEQIEEPEDALRVSPAEEMPVDGPPAVEEPLLLPWDRFSSWLHCICVVGFDLELGQAVEVIYPHHSKLTEKEKTSICYLSFPDSNSGCLGDTQFCFRFRQAAGRKSSLGCFLDHFDRDAPVCLKRDQGYYYGYVYFRQVRDKSLKRGYFQKSLVLISKLPYVTFFHSLLKLIAPEYFEKQEPCLEAACNDIDRWPTPCQGKILTLPIMGVVMKLRIPTCYDKPGTSQLVQSAPSDSLVSIVLPTVHEVDLFRCFHPVFFHIQMLWELVLLGEALVVMAPSPAESSDTVLALVSCISPLRYCSDFRPYFTIHDSEFKEYTTRTQAPPSVILGVTNPFFAKTLQHWPHIIRIGDMKQAGEMAKQMKVKKLKNLKTLDSKPGVYTAYKPFLNKDEDIIKQLQKGVQQKRPSAAQNAILRRYFLELTQSFIIPLERYVASLMPLQKSISPGKXGGPPQLRPFNQEEFMKTLEKAGPQLTSRLKGDWIGLYRQFLRSPNFDGWFRNRRKEMTQKLEALHLEALCEEDLQLRVQKHTEVETVDLVLKLKEKLTQAEKDQLPVKAGTLPKLQAHIESIIRSLPEDLQGILHKPPSP, encoded by the exons ATGGCCTTTCAGGGGTCCGAGGGAGTGGAGGAACAGATCGAGGAGCCGGAAGACGCTCTGAGAGTTTCTCCGGCGGAGGAGATGCCCGTCGACGGGCCTCCAGCGGTAGAGGAGCCGTTACTGCTGCCGTGGGACCGCTTCTCCTCCTGGCTCCACTGCATCTGTGTGGTCGGCTTCGACCTGGAGCTCGGGCAAGCTGTGGAG GTGATTTACCCACACCACTCCAAACTCACTGAAAAAGAG AAAACAAGTATATGCTATCTGTCGTTCCCAGACTCCAATTCAG GTTGTCTCGGGGACACGCAGTTCTGCTTCCGTTTCCGGCAGGCCGCGGGCAGGAAGTCGTCACTCGGATGTTTCCTGGACCACTTCGACCGGGATGCTCCGGTTTGTCTCAAG AGGGATCAGGGCTATTACTACGGGTATGTGTACTTCAGACAGGTGCGAGACAAGTCGCTCAAAAGAGGATACTTCCAGAAG TCTCTGGTCCTCATCAGCAAGCTTCCCTACGTGACCTTTTTCCACTCTCTGCTGAAGCTCATCGCCCCAGAATACTTTGAGAAACAGGAGCCGTGTTTAGAGGCCG CATGTAATGACATTGACCGCTGGCCCACGCCGTGTCAAGGGAAGATCCTCACGCTCCCCATCATGGGTGTGGTCATGAAG CTGCGCATCCCCACGTGTTACGACAAGCCTGGAACGTCTCAGCTCGTCCAGTCCGCTCCG AGCGACAGCCTGGTGTCCATCGTTCTGCCCACTGTCCACGAAGTGGATCTCTTCAg GTGTTTCCATCCAGTGTTTTTCCACATTCAGATGTTATGGGAGCTTGTGTTGCTCGGTGAAGCGCTGGTGGTCATGGCTCCTTCACCAGCGGAGTCTTCGGACACGGTGTTGGCGTTGGTCAG CTGTATCTCTCCTCTGCGCTACTGCAGTGATTTCCGGCCGTACTTCACCATTCATGACAGTGAGTTTAAGGAATACACCACTCGAACGCAAGCTCC GCCTTCGGTCATCCTGGGAGTTACGAACCCATTTTTTGCCAAAACTCTCCAGCACTGGCCTCACATCATCCGCATCGGAGACATGAAGCAAGCAG gagagATGGCCAAACAAATGAAAGTGAAGAAACTAAAAAATCTGAAGACTTTGGACTCAAAACCTG GTGTCTATACCGCATATAAACCCTTCCTGAACAAAGACGAGGACATTATCAAGCAGCTGCAGAAG GGAGTCCAGCAGAAGCGCCCTTCGGCGGCCCAGAATGCAATTCTACGTCGATACTTCCTGGAACTTACGCAGAGTTTCATCATTCCACTG GAGCGTTAC GTGGCCAGTCTGATGCCTTTACAGAAGAGTATCTCTCCTGGAAAGTAAGGCGG TCCCCCGCAGCTGCGGCCGTTCAACCAGGAGGAGTTCATGAAAACCCTGGAAAAAGCCGGACCTCAGCTCACCTCACGACTCAAAGGAGACTGGATCGGCCTCTACAG GCAGTTCCTGAGGTCTCCGAACTTCGACGGCTGGTTCAGGAACCGCAGGAAGGAGATGACGCAGAAGCTGGAAGCTCTTCATCTGGAGGCGCTGTGCGAGGAAGACCTGCAGCTGAGGGTCCAGAAACACACGGAGGTGGAGACGGTCGACCTGGTGCTCAAACTCAAGGAGAAACTG ACTCAGGCCGAGAAAGATCAGCTTCCTGTCAAAGCAGGAACTCTTCCCAAACTGCAGGCCCACATCGAGAGCATCATCCGGTCTCTTCCCGAGGACCTGCAGGGCATCCTACACAAACCGCCGAGCCCCTGA
- the LOC122353868 gene encoding interferon-induced protein 44-like isoform X1, with product MKKNVKRKARPRPQPQCRARVENQELDSPWRTFNWFKKQELKRMLENFTVDNPDVKDIKVLVAGQIGAGKSSFINSVNNAFEGRITSRALVNSSAGASNSFTQELQGYAIRSGRKKLPFVFKDIMGLEPGVLAGSQTEDIISAVFGHIKDGYKFKEDQALVHRGNEQGQHYISHPGLSDQAFCLVYIIDAVTVNFTDEKLIDKLRIIRQRISAKGIPQVVVLTKVDEACPLVKSNLRKVYRSKKIKEKMELCSAKVGVPVSNIFPVKNYHDEIETNDDADVLILKALEQIAQIAHDRLLDDA from the exons atgaaaaagaACGTTAAAAGAAAAGCTCGACCTCGACCTCAACCTCAATGTCGTGCACGAGTGGAAAACCAAG AGCTGGACAGCCCATGGAGGACCTTTAATTGGTT TAAGAAACAAGAACTGAAAAGGATGCTAGAAAACTTCACTGTGGATAATCCAGACGTAAAGGACATCAAGGTCCTGGTAGCTGGGCAAATTGGGGCGGGAAAGTCCAGCTTCATTAATTCCGTCAACAATGCCTTTGAAGGACGGATCACTTCTAGAGCGCTGGTTAATTCATCTGCTGGAGCCAGCAATAGTTTCACACAAGAA CTCCAAGGATACGCCATCAGAAGTGGGAGAAAAAAACTTCCCTTCGTCTTCAAGGACATCATGGGTCTGGAACCCGGAGTATTGGCCGGGTCGCAAACCGAAGACATCATCAGCGCCGTGTTCGGCCACATCAAGGACGGCTATAAA TTCAAGGAGGATCAGGCTCTTGTTCATCGAGGTAACGAGCAGGGCCAGCATTACATCAGTCACCCCGGCCTCTCTGACCAGGCTTTCTGCCTGGTTTACATCATAGACGCTGTGACAGTTAACTTCACAGATGAGAAACTGATTGACAAGTTGAGGATCATCCGCCAGAGAATCAGCGCAAAGG GAATTCCTCAAGTGGTTGTTCTGACGAAAGTGGACGAAGCGTGTCCGTTGGTCAAAAGCAATCTAAGGAAGGTCTACAGAAGCAAGAAGATCAAAGAGAAG ATGGAGTTGTGCAGTGCTAAAGTCGGTGTGCCGGTGAGCAACATCTTCCCGGTGAAGAACTACCACGATGAGATCGAAACAAATGATGACGCCGATGTCCTGATACTAAAGGCACTCGAACAGATCGCTCAGATTGCTCATGATAGATTGCTTGATGATGCATGA